In the genome of Dyadobacter fermentans DSM 18053, the window ACCCGTCACGTTACAGCGCTCACCGATGTTCACGAAGTTGGTCAATGCATTGATTTTGACCGGTTCGAGACCCGAAAGCTTCATCACCGTTTCGGAAGCCGGCAGCGGTCGCGGGCTGTGTTTTCCGGCGATTTCCGCAATCACACGAATGTGATCAGGCGTGGTACCGCAGCAGCCGCCGATGATATTGACCAGGTTATCCCTCAAAAACCCGTCGATCACCTCCCCCATTTGCTCCGGCGTCTCGTCGTATTCGCCCATTTCGTTCGGCAAGCCCGCATTCGGGTGCGCCGAGGTGTAAAAAGGCGATTCTTTGGCCATAATCTGCACGTAAGGACGCATCAAATCTGCTCCCAATGCACAGTTGAGGCCTACTGATAATAATGGCAAATGCGATACCGAGGTCAGGAATGCCTCGGTGGTTTGTCCTGAAAGCGTCCGCCCCGAAGCATCGGTAATCGTGCCCGAGATCATGATCGGCAACGCCTGCCCCGGCTCGATCCGCCAGGATTCCAGGTGTTCCACTTTCCCGGCTTTCGCATCGGCAAAGAACTGGTCGATCGCGAACAGCGCGGCTTTGGCATTGAGTGTATCAAATATGGTTTCCACCAAAAGCAGGTCGCAGCCGCCGTCGGTGAGGCCTTTTACCTGTTCGTAATAGGCTTCCACGAGCTGGTCGAAGCTGATGGCGCGGAAGCCGGGGTTGTTCACGTCCGGCGAAAGCGACGCGGTGCGGTTGGTTGGGCCGATCGAACCTGCTACGAAACGCGGCTTGTGCGGCTCGCGTTCGGTAAATTCGTCGGCGACTTCGCGTGCCAGCCGCGCGGATTCATAGTTGAGTTCGTACACGATTTCCTCCATGCCGTAATCGGCCATGGCGATGGTGGTGCCCGAAAATGTATTGGTTTCGGCAATATCTGCCCCTGCCGCGAAATAGGCGGCGTGAATTTCTTTGATAATGTCGGGACGTGTGAGTGAAAGCAAATCATTGTTCCCTTTCACATCATGCGGCCAGTCCGCGAACCGTTCTCCCCGGTAGTCGTGATCCTGCAATTTATACCGCTGGATCATCGTACCCATAGCGCCATCCAGTACCAGAATACGGTTTTTGAGAATTTCGCGGATATCTGCTTTTTGAGTTGCTACCATAAGTGTTTTAATGTATGATGATCATTTCGCCGGAAAAGCATATAGCTTCTGAACTGACAAATTTAAGTCAATAGATGTTTTGTTCAATAAAATCAAAAAATTCAGACTAAAAGTCTGGAAGTTTTACCTAACCTAAATTATTTATCTATATTCGAACCCATCTCGGAGTGAATAAAGATATTCTATCTATGCATAATCTGGACGATATTGACGCCAAAATCCTGCATTTGCTGCAACAGGACGCTACTTTGAAAACACGTGAACTGTCGGAAAAGTTGAACCTCTCCTACACGCCCGTGTACGAACGCGTGCGACGGTTGGAAAAGGAAGGGATTATCAAAAAATACGTTGCGCTGGTGGACCGCGAGAAGGTAGGCAAAAAGCTCATGGCCTTCTGCAACATTGCCTTGAAGGAGCATTCGAAGGTGATGGGCGAAAAGTTTGTGAAGGCGGTGTCGGCAATGAGTGAGGTGATGGAATGCTTTAATATCTCCGGCGATTACGATTTTTTGCTGAAAGTGGTGGTCGATGATATGTCGCAATACCAGCAGTTTTTAATGCAAAAGCTGGGTTCGCTGGAAAACATCGGTAGCACGCACAGCCTGTTTGTCATGGGCGAGATCAAAAACTCGTCGGCCCTGGAAATGCTGCCTTCAAAAAAATAAATACGGCCCCGGAAAATCCAGCACCGTATTCCAACTCACCCCTAACAAAATATCCTGACGATCGCTTCGATCGGTAAATTTCGCTTGCCGTTTGATAGTCCGCATTGATGGGATATCAAACCATTATCTGCCTTTACGCCCCCTCCAAGGCCTGCGTTGCATAGCCGACGCATTTTTTTGCTTTTTTTCGCCGCCAGCCTCATTCCGAAGCATCAAAACTTTTCGTATTTTTTTGCAACAGAATGCAAGTCCGGGACGTATTCGAAAATGAGTAATTCTATCCCTGACAATTTGATACCCTGA includes:
- a CDS encoding Lrp/AsnC family transcriptional regulator produces the protein MHNLDDIDAKILHLLQQDATLKTRELSEKLNLSYTPVYERVRRLEKEGIIKKYVALVDREKVGKKLMAFCNIALKEHSKVMGEKFVKAVSAMSEVMECFNISGDYDFLLKVVVDDMSQYQQFLMQKLGSLENIGSTHSLFVMGEIKNSSALEMLPSKK